The Methanococcoides methylutens MM1 genome has a window encoding:
- a CDS encoding DUF1638 domain-containing protein, which produces MPSLYLVSCRMFEDELVNIFEGEDENTRLLLIDNENIEGIEEKLNEVSLEYEKIGLEDLASKLDPTDEFVVVIHLLEFALDADPDLLKEKVYQTIDENGEKFDGVLVFYGLCGNVLGTIESDFAHLGIPVRILKDSDGNIVDDCICAAFGNRSAYVEAMSGEERGTGTYFLTPMQAANWKEMLVLAKLTPDPDNTEMTKMVFDYSGYKHVGKVDTGLCYEKKFDEIVDDFATQFDFEKKLFEGSTKVADECYHSIKKEIMG; this is translated from the coding sequence ATGCCATCATTATACCTTGTATCCTGTCGTATGTTCGAAGATGAGCTTGTCAATATATTCGAGGGAGAGGACGAGAATACGCGTCTTCTATTGATCGACAATGAGAATATTGAGGGAATTGAAGAGAAGCTGAATGAAGTTTCCCTGGAATACGAAAAGATCGGACTTGAGGATCTAGCCTCAAAGCTCGATCCGACCGATGAATTTGTAGTGGTAATACACCTTCTGGAGTTTGCACTGGATGCAGATCCTGACCTTCTCAAGGAAAAGGTCTACCAGACCATCGATGAAAACGGGGAAAAGTTTGATGGCGTTCTGGTATTCTACGGTCTGTGTGGCAATGTCCTTGGAACCATTGAATCTGATTTTGCCCATCTCGGTATCCCTGTGAGGATCCTTAAGGATTCCGACGGGAATATCGTGGATGATTGTATCTGTGCTGCATTCGGTAACAGGAGTGCGTATGTTGAAGCCATGTCCGGTGAGGAAAGAGGTACAGGAACTTATTTCCTGACACCCATGCAAGCGGCCAACTGGAAGGAGATGCTTGTCCTTGCAAAACTGACACCGGATCCAGATAATACTGAAATGACGAAGATGGTCTTTGATTATTCCGGCTACAAGCATGTCGGGAAGGTGGATACCGGTCTGTGCTACGAAAAAAAGTTTGACGAGATCGTTGATGATTTTGCAACCCAGTTCGACTTTGAGAAAAAGCTGTTCGAGGGTTCCACAAAGGTTGCCGACGAATGCTATCATTCCATCAAGAAAGAGATCATGGGATGA
- a CDS encoding YwbE family protein — protein sequence MSVGNTRANIKIGAKVGIVLKKDQRSGKITHGVVKRILTKSSSHPHGIKVQLEDGQVGRVKEILS from the coding sequence ATGAGTGTAGGTAACACAAGAGCAAATATCAAGATCGGTGCAAAAGTAGGGATAGTCTTAAAGAAAGACCAGCGATCCGGCAAGATCACTCACGGCGTTGTAAAGAGGATCCTGACCAAATCATCTTCCCATCCCCATGGAATAAAGGTCCAGCTGGAAGATGGCCAGGTCGGAAGGGTAAAAGAAATATTATCATAA